The following proteins are encoded in a genomic region of Huiozyma naganishii CBS 8797 chromosome 9, complete genome:
- the KNAG0I02080 gene encoding uncharacterized protein (similar to Saccharomyces cerevisiae YNL115C; ancestral locus Anc_2.158) — MESNIGESNFNSSITPEDADIHLAATPPEESAGRSEFGAEEGEEGEENTPLINKPKTSHPVKSHRNIGDRTASYGGVVGPGDDRNTGDSEAHGGDEPRFQTHKDYSIFQHNWRWTMNVILFINTLFLVFVFICYFFLNFGFGTGRNESFDKLLFISVALIGNCFNLWFNDIWLISSWDYFMDMVLTGLPLTNLALFMLTSYTRTRLNFSTVMMFLWLALTFGLSLYQSYKLQEYIKQLAPETVQNKHTLKEWIKIAFRNVVKILCCGLLFLMTLNSFLFMIDTHNVANFKDDDSQFVYADSQHSKTLHIKCSGLENHDKTKPIVLYEHGGEDTSYLSGRWIQELYHLGKIESYCVYDRFGYGLSDSTSAPWSLKASAEALRYALVDEMKLEGPFVVVGYDYGGLVGRVFVSQNRDICSGLMLVESWHEELLLKKYFKRLFPGDGDDNGHDGNNDGNSDDKVSFRVPEREIHKRNGLKVWWNGLWSSIGLNLHYSWMVRHRGSRDRILGRDMQHQGKFLRTKFLEVLTSSLLSYKDILETNPKLRNVKLSVVSSKEMVRKSSIWGDWQRKLTKLSGNTKEWKIVDGEHNFYQNGVGKELAQDVLLRLLNE; from the coding sequence ATGGAATCAAATATCGGTGAGAGTAACTTTAACAGCTCGATCACACCAGAGGATGCTGATATACATCTCGCAGCTACTCCTCCGGAAGAGTCTGCCGGAAGGAGCGAGTTTGGTGCAGAAGAAGGGGAGGAGGGGGAAGAGAATACACCACTAATCAACAAACCAAAGACCAGTCACCCTGTGAAATCTCACAGAAATATAGGTGACAGAACGGCGTCATATGGTGGGGTTGTCGGGCCTGGGGACGATCGCAATACTGGGGACTCTGAGGCTCATGGGGGTGATGAACCACGTTTCCAAACTCATAAAGATTACAGTATCTTCCAACACAATTGGAGGTGGACAATGAATGTAATACTATTCATCAACACATTGTTTTTGGTGTTTGTTTTCATTTGctatttctttttgaactttGGGTTTGGGACGGGGAGAAACGAATCCTTTGATAAACTTCTGTTCATTTCAGTGGCCCTAATAGGAAACTGTTTCAATCTGTGGTTCAACGACATTTGGTTGATTTCCTCTTGGGACTATTTCATGGACATGGTTTTAACTGGTCTTCCCCTAACTAATCTAGCCCTGTTCATGCTCACAAGCTATACGAGGACAAGACTCAACTTTAGCACGGTAATGATGTTTCTTTGGCTAGCACTTACTTTTGGCCTCAGCTTGTATCAATCTTACAAATTACAAGAATATATTAAGCAGCTTGCTCCTGAGACGGTACAGAACAAGCATACGCTGAAAGAGTGGATCAAAATTGCCTTTAGAAATGTTGTGAAGATTCTTTGTTGTGGACTACTGTTTttgatgactttgaacTCCTTCCTTTTCATGATTGATACCCACAATGTTgcaaacttcaaagatgaTGACTCCCAATTTGTGTATGCAGACTCGCAGCACTCTAAAACATTACATATCAAATGTAGTGGGTTAGAAAACCACGACAAGACAAAACCTATTGTTTTGTATGAACACGGCGGTGAAGATACTTCGTATCTTTCTGGCAGGTGGATTCAAGAGTTGTACCATTTGGGGAAGATTGAAAGTTACTGTGTTTATGATAGATTCGGTTATGGACTTTCGGACTCGACGTCCGCTCCTTGGTCGTTGAAGGCATCTGCTGAAGCCCTTCGGTACGCGTTAGTAGATGAGATGAAATTGGAGGGTCCCTTTGTAGTTGTTGGATACGACTATGGTGGTCTGGTTGGCAGAGTATTTGTTAGTCAAAATAGAGACATATGCTCTGGACTCATGCTAGTCGAATCATGGCACGAAGAACTTCTTCTAAAGAAGTACTTCAAGAGACTATTTCCTGGAGACGGTGATGATAACGGACATGATGGCAACAATGACGGGAACAGCGACGATAAGGTTAGCTTCAGAGTTccagaaagagaaattCACAAAAGGAACGGATTAAAAGTGTGGTGGAATGGTCTGTGGTCTTCCATTGGATTGAATTTACACTATTCATGGATGGTGAGGCATAGAGGTTCCAGGGACAGAATACTTGGTAGAGATATGCAACATCAGGGTAAGTTTTTGAGAACCAAGTTTTTAGAAGTGTTGACGAGCTCGCTGCTGAGTTATAAGGATATTTTAGAAACAAATCCAAAGTTAAGAAATGTTAAATTGAGTGTTGTCAGTTCAAAGGAAATGGTGAGAAAGTCGTCCATTTGGGGTGATTGGCAAAGAAAGTTGACAAAACTGTCGGGCAACACGAAAGAATGGAAAATTGTTGATGGAGAGCATAATTTCTATCAAAACGGTGTTGGTAAAGAGTTGGCTCAGGACGTGCTGTTGCGTCTATTGAACGAGTAG
- the DMA2 gene encoding ubiquitin-conjugating protein DMA2 (similar to Saccharomyces cerevisiae DMA1 (YHR115C) and DMA2 (YNL116W); ancestral locus Anc_2.157) has product MMLRGQSIVQRVQYTTLDPNGNLVSQGYQPGSEGSCVSTSSSGLSLTSPFPAVEFKDTNRLYTTKHPNEGFLDVELEEVRGSDNALVEVPRFIGRELPLHLTFTNLGCCNGTFFDEGLLPKGEVTKSMVQFIYGPRETQENFQSIPLDTPVGAGSVGPRTPRVNTPDENGMFSIRLTPLFGADEVRNPLYFCPITRLAGPNSQFVICRDSKRVRRALPVVSKEYQPIMFDSVAVSRLHGYIKVDNSGSWYLQDFRSKSGTFLNHNRITPAHTVSKDILLEDGDIIQLGINTPTTGNKKNRYVRMKVELNDSWKHDPVKFGKVLEERMNNLTEDTRHELCSICLEECKLQHRLFFAPCSHCWHSACIQPYMNKDVPLFTCPNCRCIFDLSEDDITEIAEMFQREKGIFLENTNVTVPKIGPSGRRGTV; this is encoded by the coding sequence ATGATGCTAAGAGGTCAAAGTATTGTACAGAGGGTTCAATATACCACGCTGGACCCCAATGGGAATTTGGTGTCGCAAGGGTATCAGCCTGGGAGTGAGGGAAGTTGTGTCTCCACCAGTTCTAGTGGGCTCTCGTTGACTAGCCCTTTCCCCGCGGTAGAGTTCAAAGACACAAATCGTCTATACACTACGAAACATCCCAACGAGGGGTTCCTTGATGTGGAGTTGGAAGAGGTCCGTGGATCAGACAATGCGTTGGTTGAAGTGCCACGGTTTATTGGCAGGGAGTTGCCCCTGCACTTAACGTTCACCAACCTCGGTTGTTGCAACGGTACGTTTTTCGATGAAGGTTTGCTACCAAAGGGTGAAGTAACAAAGAGTATGGTGCAGTTTATATATGGACCCAGGGAGACACAGGAGAATTTCCAGTCGATACCATTAGACACTCCAGTGGGCGCGGGATCTGTGGGACCACGCACGCCCAGAGTTAACACTCCTGATGAAAATGGGATGTTCTCAATCCGGCTTACACCATTATTTGGAGCAGATGAGGTGAGAAACCCCTTGTATTTCTGTCCGATAACGAGATTGGCAGGTCCAAATTCTCAGTTCGTGATTTGCAGAGACTCGAAAAGGGTCAGGAGGGCCTTGCCAGTGGTTTCAAAGGAGTATCAACCAATCATGTTCGATTCGGTGGCTGTGTCAAGGTTACACGGTTACATTAAGGTGGACAACTCAGGATCCTGGTACTTACAAGACTTCAGATCGAAAAGCGGGACTTTTTTGAATCATAATAGAATAACTCCAGCTCACACAGTGTCTAAGGatattcttcttgaagacgGCGATATCATACAGTTGGGGATAAATACACCAACAACggggaacaagaagaacagataCGTGCGAATGAAAGTGGAACTCAATGACTCTTGGAAACATGACCCCGTGAAGTTTGGGAAAGTACTTGAGGAAAGGATGAACAACCTGACGGAGGATACAAGACACGAGTTGTGTTCAATATGTTTGGAGGAGTGTAAACTTCAACATCGGCTATTTTTCGCCCCATGTTCTCACTGCTGGCATTCAGCGTGTATCCAACCCTATATGAATAAAGATGTGCCACTTTTCACTTGCCCGAACTGTAGGTGCATCTTCGATTTGAGTGAGGATGACATAACGGAAATAGCAGAAATGTTCCAAAGAGAGAAGGGaatatttttggaaaacacAAACGTTACAGTCCCAAAGATTGGTCCAAGTGGGAGGAGGGGGACCGTCTGA
- the MLS1 gene encoding malate synthase MLS1 (similar to Saccharomyces cerevisiae MLS1 (YNL117W); ancestral locus Anc_2.156) — MVRKNLKNVVLKVNVDTTPLFAPSTTTPKSILTREALEFVVLLHRTFNGRRKELLERRQTVQKGLDSGEYKFGFLPETEVVRKNPAWRGAIPAPGLINRSCEITGPPLRNMLVNALNSDVNTYMTDFEDSLSPTWQNIIYGQVNLYDAIRGQIDFTTAKGKSYKLKHSELTHLPTLIVRPRGWHLLEKHLYVDDEPISASIFDFGLYFFHNAQKLLDLGLGPYFYLPKMEHHLEARLWNDIFNVAQDYLNIPRGTIRATVLIETLPAAFQMEEIIYELRDHSSGLNCGRWDYIFSTIKRLRNMPQHVLPDRDQVTMTSPFMDAYVKLLINTCHRRGVHAMGGMAAHIPIKDDAKANEVAMTKVRTDKIRELTNGHDGSWIAHPALAVICNEVFINMGTPNQIYNVPSLDEFKVENLTNTNVEGGKVTLSGIRQNLDIGLQYMEAWLRGSGCVPINYLMEDAATAEVSRCQLYQWVTHGSILSDTGEKVTPALTSKILQEQVEKLKKQSPVGANNKFDVAAKYFLPEITGKNFSEFLTSLLYDEIVTVNATNNDYISSFTEQSKL, encoded by the coding sequence ATGGTTagaaaaaatttgaagaacgttGTTTTGAAGGTCAATGTGGATACGACTCCACTCTTTGCACCTTCTACTACTACGCCAAAGAGTATCCTCACGAGGGAAGCTTTGGagtttgttgttttgttgcACAGGACTTTCAATGGTAGACGTAAAGAATTGCTAGAGAGAAGACAGACCGTTCAGAAGGGGTTGGATTCTGGAGAGTACAAATTCGGGTTTTTACCAGAAACTGAAGTTGTGAGAAAGAACCCGGCTTGGAGAGGTGCTATCCCAGCACCTGGTTTAATTAACAGATCCTGTGAGATTACAGGTCCGCCATTGAGAAATATGCTGGTCAACGCGTTGAACTCGGATGTTAACACTTACATGACCGATTTCGAGGATTCGTTGTCCCCCACATGGCAAAACATCATTTACGGTCAAGTTAACCTGTACGACGCGATAAGAGGCCAAATCGATTTCACAACGGCCAAGGGGAAATCTTACAAGTTGAAGCACTCGGAGCTGACTCACTTGCCCACCCTCATTGTGAGACCAAGAGGCTGGCACCTTTTGGAGAAACATTTGTACGTCGATGATGAACCAATCAGCGCCTCGATCTTCGATTTTGGTCTGTATTTCTTCCACAACGCACAGAAGTTGCTTGACCTTGGGCTGGGCCCATACTTCTACTTGCCCAAGATGGAACACCATTTGGAGGCTAGATTGTGGAACGATATCTTCAATGTCGCTCAGGACTACTTGAACATTCCAAGGGGCACCATTAGAGCCACCGTGCTTATTGAAACATTGCCAGCGGCTTTCCAAATGGAGGAGATTATTTACGAGTTGAGAGACCACTCGAGTGGGTTGAACTGTGGCCGTTGGGATTACATCTTCTCGACGATCAAAAGACTCAGAAACATGCCACAACATGTGCTGCCAGACAGAGACCAGGTCACAATGACCTCACCATTCATGGACGCCTACGTGAAGTTGCTGATCAACACGTGTCACCGTAGAGGTGTGCACGCTATGGGCGGTATGGCTGCTCATATCCCAATCAAGGACGACGCCAAGGCAAACGAGGTCGCAATGACCAAAGTGCGCACCGATAAGATCAGAGAGTTGACCAACGGACACGACGGGTCCTGGATCGCCCACCCTGCCCTGGCCGTGATCTGTAACGAGGTTTTCATCAACATGGGCACACCTAACCAAATCTATAACGTCCCAAGCTTGGACGAATTCAAAGTCGAGAACTTGACAAACACTAACGTCGAAGGTGGGAAAGTCACGCTGAGTGGGATCAGACAGAACCTGGACATTGGGTTGCAGTATATGGAGGCATGGTTGAGAGGGTCCGGGTGTGTCCCAATCAATTACCTGATGGAGGACGCTGCCACGGCAGAGGTGTCCCGTTGTCAACTGTACCAGTGGGTGACACACGGGTCAATCTTGAGTGACACTGGTGAGAAGGTGACCCCAGCACTGACCTCCAAGATCCTGCAAGAGCAAgtcgagaagttgaaaaaacagAGTCCAGTGGGTGCGAACAACAAGTTCGACGTCGCTGCGAAGTACTTCCTCCCAGAGATAACGGGGAAAAACTTCAGCGAGTTCCTAACCAGTCTACTGTACGACGAGATTGTGACCGTCAACGCCACCAACAACGACTACATATCCAGTTTCACCGAACAGAGCAAGTTGTAA